One segment of Pseudodesulfovibrio sp. 5S69 DNA contains the following:
- a CDS encoding rhomboid family intramembrane serine protease translates to MHARTVHPGFFRRVLRHAWVDLVPLVRGQAAAPLSRREAQLWALVLASRHVPHQLRRLPAERGDGWAVMVQEWFVDRAVQEIELYFEENRPEPAEADLPDLRPVGGLEPTLFGLALLVLFYWAYSRTYPSLGLYPDLWVRLGSADAGAILSGQWWRLCTALTLHANGPHVAGNAVIGGVFIWLAARRLGSGTAWLLTMASGVLGNLFNSLVMGIHHDAIGFSTATFGAAGVLAGITPFGVGGGLHGLGSGSWLRRFLRFTRTALIPFGAGLGLLAMLGAGNGEGNTDLGAHLFGFASGLGLGALTGLAATRHGLPGKAADFRLYVAALLLPTAAWVWAWLA, encoded by the coding sequence ATGCACGCCCGAACCGTCCACCCCGGATTCTTCCGCCGCGTCCTGCGCCACGCCTGGGTCGATCTCGTCCCCCTGGTGCGCGGGCAGGCCGCCGCCCCCCTGTCCCGCCGGGAGGCCCAGCTATGGGCGCTGGTCCTGGCCTCGCGCCACGTGCCCCACCAACTGCGCCGCCTTCCGGCCGAGCGGGGCGACGGCTGGGCGGTCATGGTCCAGGAGTGGTTCGTGGACCGGGCCGTGCAGGAGATCGAACTCTATTTCGAGGAGAACCGCCCGGAACCGGCCGAGGCGGACCTGCCCGACCTGCGCCCCGTGGGCGGGCTGGAACCGACCCTGTTCGGCCTTGCCTTGCTCGTGCTTTTCTACTGGGCCTACTCCCGGACCTACCCGAGCCTGGGACTGTACCCCGACCTGTGGGTAAGGCTCGGCAGCGCGGACGCCGGGGCCATCCTGTCGGGCCAGTGGTGGCGGTTGTGCACGGCCCTGACCCTGCACGCCAACGGCCCGCATGTGGCCGGAAACGCGGTCATCGGCGGGGTCTTCATCTGGCTGGCCGCGCGGCGGCTCGGCTCGGGCACGGCCTGGCTGCTGACCATGGCCTCCGGGGTGCTCGGCAACCTGTTCAACTCCCTGGTCATGGGCATCCATCACGACGCCATCGGTTTTTCCACGGCCACCTTCGGCGCGGCCGGGGTGCTCGCCGGGATCACTCCGTTCGGCGTGGGCGGCGGGCTGCACGGGCTGGGCAGCGGCTCGTGGCTCCGGCGGTTCCTGCGCTTCACCCGCACGGCGCTCATCCCGTTCGGCGCGGGCCTCGGCCTGCTGGCCATGCTCGGCGCGGGCAACGGGGAGGGCAACACCGACCTGGGCGCGCACCTGTTCGGCTTCGCCTCCGGCCTGGGGCTGGGCGCGCTGACCGGATTGGCGGCCACCCGGCACGGCCTGCCGGGCAAGGCGGCGGACTTCAGGCTCTACGTGGCGGCCCTTCTGCTGCCGACAGCCGCCTGGGTCTGGGCGTGGCTGGCGTGA
- a CDS encoding metal ABC transporter ATP-binding protein, with protein sequence MAEPVVDIQGLNYSPGGLPVLENVDLRIERGDYLAVLGPNGGGKSTLLKLMLGLIRPDSGTIRVLGLRPGEAGGRIGYLPQHTVVGSSFPITVIEAVCMGTVKPGFKGMSGRHSRMDHEKARMALKKVGMLDYQGRGLARLSGGQKQRVFIARALVDNPELLLLDEPTASVDSASRISLFSLLNELNKDMTVIMVSHDISSLASGVKSVACVNRTLHFHKAPEITDDMFAMTYGGSGDQCCPVELVTHGRVPHRVLAPHDSEDAAPKADKGGEA encoded by the coding sequence GTGGCTGAGCCCGTTGTCGACATACAGGGTTTGAACTATTCGCCGGGCGGTCTGCCGGTGCTGGAGAACGTCGATCTGCGCATCGAGCGGGGCGACTACCTGGCCGTGCTGGGCCCCAACGGCGGGGGCAAGTCCACCCTGCTCAAGCTCATGCTCGGGCTGATACGGCCCGACAGCGGGACCATCCGCGTGCTCGGCCTGCGCCCGGGCGAGGCGGGGGGGCGCATCGGCTACCTGCCCCAGCACACCGTGGTCGGGAGTTCCTTTCCCATCACCGTGATCGAGGCGGTCTGCATGGGCACGGTCAAGCCCGGCTTCAAGGGCATGTCCGGCCGCCACTCCAGGATGGATCATGAAAAGGCGCGCATGGCCCTGAAGAAGGTGGGCATGCTCGACTATCAGGGGCGCGGCCTTGCCCGGCTGTCCGGCGGCCAGAAGCAGCGCGTGTTCATCGCCCGCGCCCTGGTGGACAACCCGGAGCTGCTCCTGCTCGACGAGCCCACGGCCAGCGTGGACTCTGCCAGCCGGATATCCTTGTTCTCCCTGCTCAACGAGCTGAACAAGGACATGACCGTGATCATGGTCAGCCACGACATCTCCTCCCTGGCCTCGGGGGTCAAGTCCGTGGCCTGCGTCAACCGGACGCTGCATTTCCACAAGGCCCCGGAGATCACCGACGACATGTTCGCCATGACCTACGGCGGGTCCGGGGACCAGTGCTGCCCGGTGGAGCTGGTCACCCACGGCCGCGTGCCGCACCGCGTGCTCGCGCCCCACGACAGCGAGGACGCGGCCCCCAAAGCGGACAAGGGCGGTGAGGCATGA
- a CDS encoding metal ABC transporter permease has product MMDVLGFDFMQNALAAGLLASLICGIIGSLVVVNRIVFISGGIAHASYGGVGLAFILGLPVLPVTSAFTVCMALIMAMVTLRARERVDTVIGVIWASGMALGIILLDFTPGYNVDLMSYLFGSILAVPRSDLWLMAVLAAIVLVLVLVFYRGFMVMSFDEEFARSRGVPVNFLYILLIVMVGLSVVMIIRVVGLILVIALLTIPPFIAERRTSSLKVMMVVSTILSAIFTVTGLMFSYALDITSGASIIAVAAIGFFLSLLIPQKTA; this is encoded by the coding sequence ATGATGGACGTCCTCGGCTTCGATTTCATGCAGAACGCCCTGGCCGCCGGACTGTTGGCCAGCCTCATCTGCGGGATCATCGGCTCCCTGGTGGTGGTCAACCGCATCGTCTTCATCTCCGGCGGCATCGCCCATGCGTCCTACGGCGGCGTGGGCCTGGCCTTCATTCTCGGCCTGCCGGTCCTGCCCGTGACCTCGGCCTTCACCGTGTGCATGGCCCTGATCATGGCCATGGTCACCCTGCGGGCCAGGGAGCGCGTGGACACGGTCATCGGCGTCATCTGGGCCTCGGGCATGGCCCTGGGCATCATCCTGCTGGACTTCACTCCCGGCTACAACGTGGACCTGATGAGCTATCTGTTCGGCTCCATCCTGGCCGTGCCGCGCTCCGACCTGTGGCTCATGGCTGTGCTGGCCGCCATCGTCCTGGTCCTCGTTCTGGTCTTCTACCGGGGCTTCATGGTCATGAGCTTCGACGAGGAGTTCGCCCGCTCGCGCGGCGTGCCCGTCAATTTCCTGTACATCCTGCTCATCGTCATGGTCGGCCTGAGCGTGGTCATGATCATCCGGGTGGTCGGCCTCATCCTGGTCATCGCCTTGCTGACCATTCCGCCCTTCATCGCCGAGCGGCGGACCAGTTCGCTCAAGGTCATGATGGTCGTGTCCACCATCCTGTCCGCCATCTTTACAGTCACCGGGCTGATGTTCTCCTACGCGCTCGACATCACCTCGGGCGCGTCCATCATCGCCGTGGCCGCCATCGGCTTCTTTCTTTCCCTGCTTATCCCGCAGAAAACCGCCTAG
- a CDS encoding DNA-binding protein produces MDCKDKLKQDGYTRYRGAVDASVYEYFNCDCSWKARWYLKKGHYRCCGCKERCETRDPEGFQLFLDLG; encoded by the coding sequence ATGGACTGCAAAGACAAACTCAAACAGGACGGATACACCCGGTACCGGGGCGCCGTGGACGCCTCGGTGTACGAGTACTTCAACTGCGACTGTTCGTGGAAGGCCCGGTGGTACCTGAAAAAGGGCCATTACCGCTGCTGCGGCTGCAAGGAGCGGTGCGAAACCCGCGATCCCGAAGGGTTCCAGCTCTTCCTCGATCTGGGATAA
- a CDS encoding zinc-ribbon domain-containing protein, which produces MTFHLSGGHNGPVITCTKCGARNSDDTLACPRCGNKLQSSRRAAPSRTDPADTPLEPFRHHGVPSDLMRSLKRMLEAWAYVLILIGVAAACIVYRLWWPLYPAVALIALLLWLRRV; this is translated from the coding sequence TTGACCTTTCACCTCTCCGGCGGCCATAACGGGCCTGTGATCACCTGCACCAAATGCGGAGCCAGGAACTCCGACGACACCCTGGCCTGCCCCCGCTGCGGCAACAAGCTGCAATCCTCCCGCCGCGCCGCACCGAGCCGGACGGACCCCGCCGACACGCCGCTCGAACCGTTCCGGCACCATGGCGTGCCGAGCGACCTCATGCGCTCGCTCAAGCGCATGCTCGAGGCCTGGGCCTACGTCCTGATCCTCATCGGGGTGGCCGCGGCCTGCATCGTCTACAGGCTATGGTGGCCCCTCTACCCCGCCGTCGCCCTCATCGCCCTCCTGCTCTGGCTACGGCGGGTATAG
- the purU gene encoding formyltetrahydrofolate deformylase, with product MTESKESTVRLLITCPDQPGIVAAVSGYLHRKNANIIHSDQHSTDPEGGRFFMRNEFFLPGLDMDGLDELRREFAEEVTDGFVMDWSLNPVWVPKKMVILCSHVDHALMELLWRSKRGDLETEVAMVISNHPTLRREVENFDVPFHHVPVGPSLRDKVSAEDTMIELMDGQADLIVLARYMQILTPDFVKRYAGRIINIHHSFLPAFVGADPYRRAYERGVKLIGATAHYVTEKLDEGPIIEQDVIRVTHSHTVDDLKRLGGDIERHVLARAVKWHLEDRVIVDGNKTIVFRR from the coding sequence ATGACCGAATCCAAGGAAAGCACCGTCAGGCTGCTGATCACCTGCCCGGACCAGCCCGGCATCGTCGCCGCGGTTTCCGGATACCTGCACCGCAAGAACGCCAACATCATCCACTCGGATCAGCACTCCACCGACCCCGAGGGCGGCCGGTTCTTCATGCGCAACGAGTTCTTCCTGCCTGGCCTGGACATGGACGGCCTGGACGAACTGCGCCGCGAATTCGCCGAGGAGGTCACGGACGGCTTTGTCATGGACTGGTCCCTGAACCCCGTGTGGGTGCCCAAGAAGATGGTTATCCTCTGCTCCCACGTGGACCACGCCCTCATGGAGCTGCTCTGGCGCTCCAAACGCGGCGACCTGGAGACCGAGGTGGCCATGGTCATCTCCAACCACCCGACCCTGCGGCGCGAGGTCGAAAACTTCGACGTCCCCTTTCACCACGTGCCCGTGGGACCGAGCCTCCGCGACAAGGTCTCGGCCGAGGACACCATGATCGAGCTCATGGACGGCCAGGCCGACCTCATCGTCCTCGCCCGGTACATGCAGATCCTGACCCCGGACTTCGTCAAACGCTACGCGGGCCGGATCATCAATATCCACCACTCGTTCCTGCCCGCCTTCGTGGGCGCGGACCCGTACCGCCGGGCCTACGAACGCGGCGTCAAGCTCATCGGGGCCACGGCCCACTACGTCACCGAAAAACTGGACGAGGGCCCGATCATCGAGCAGGACGTCATCCGCGTGACCCACAGCCACACCGTGGACGACCTGAAGAGGCTGGGCGGCGACATCGAGCGCCACGTCCTGGCCCGTGCCGTGAAGTGGCACCTGGAAGACCGCGTCATCGTGGACGGCAACAAGACCATCGTCTTCCGCCGCTAG
- a CDS encoding D-sedoheptulose 7-phosphate isomerase, translated as MSESALQKVMDHASAGLAARKAFFDTKAELVVEIARAMAVCLAGGGKVMFCGNGGSAADSQHLAAEFTNRFRMERPPLPGLALTTDTSALTAIANDYSFDEVFSKQLLALGRPGDILVGFSTSGTSTNVIRAMREAKRNDIVTVGMTGQSGAEMASVSDFLVTVPSGDTAVIQEIHIAAGHMLCHLVDHFLFEAVAELTPYLPESR; from the coding sequence ATGTCTGAATCCGCTTTGCAGAAAGTGATGGATCACGCCTCGGCCGGACTGGCCGCGCGCAAGGCCTTCTTCGACACCAAGGCGGAACTGGTGGTCGAGATCGCCCGGGCCATGGCGGTGTGCCTGGCCGGGGGCGGCAAGGTCATGTTCTGCGGCAACGGCGGGTCCGCCGCCGACAGCCAGCATCTGGCCGCAGAATTTACCAACCGGTTCCGCATGGAGCGGCCGCCCCTGCCGGGCCTGGCCCTGACCACCGACACCTCGGCCCTGACCGCCATAGCCAACGACTACAGCTTCGACGAAGTCTTCTCCAAACAGCTCCTCGCCCTGGGAAGGCCCGGCGATATCCTGGTGGGCTTCTCCACCTCGGGCACCAGCACCAACGTCATCCGGGCCATGCGCGAGGCCAAGCGCAACGATATCGTCACCGTTGGCATGACCGGCCAGAGCGGCGCGGAGATGGCCTCCGTGTCCGACTTCCTGGTTACCGTGCCTTCGGGCGACACCGCCGTCATCCAGGAAATCCACATCGCGGCCGGGCACATGCTTTGCCACCTGGTGGACCATTTCCTGTTCGAGGCCGTGGCCGAACTGACCCCCTACCTGCCGGAATCCAGGTGA
- a CDS encoding DJ-1/PfpI family protein, whose translation MQKVAIILTQGFADWEYGLIAGAGGPFYGLDIRFFTPVPGEIRSMGGLSAAVPDGLESIPEWGPGVIAVIGGTIWETDDAPVLDGLLLAHHSKGGIVAGICGGTLALARAGLLDDVRHTSNDADYLHRHAPGYAGSKFFRPEPEAVTDNRVITAPGTAPVGFAAAIFASAGLDRDAAETFRKMLAAEHTGTTGD comes from the coding sequence ATGCAGAAAGTGGCCATCATCCTCACGCAGGGGTTCGCGGATTGGGAATACGGCCTCATTGCCGGAGCGGGCGGGCCGTTCTACGGCCTGGATATCCGTTTTTTCACGCCCGTTCCGGGCGAGATCCGTTCCATGGGCGGCCTGTCCGCCGCTGTTCCCGACGGGTTGGAGTCGATCCCGGAATGGGGGCCCGGCGTGATAGCCGTCATCGGCGGGACCATCTGGGAGACCGACGACGCCCCGGTCCTCGACGGCCTGCTCCTGGCCCACCACTCCAAGGGCGGCATCGTCGCGGGCATCTGCGGCGGCACCCTGGCCCTGGCCAGGGCCGGGCTCCTGGACGATGTCCGGCACACCTCCAACGACGCGGACTATCTCCACCGCCACGCGCCGGGCTACGCCGGTTCCAAATTCTTTCGACCGGAGCCGGAGGCGGTCACCGACAACCGGGTGATTACCGCGCCGGGCACGGCCCCGGTCGGCTTCGCGGCCGCCATCTTCGCGAGCGCCGGGCTTGACCGCGACGCGGCCGAGACATTCCGCAAGATGCTGGCCGCAGAGCACACCGGGACAACCGGGGACTGA
- a CDS encoding ribonucleoside triphosphate reductase, whose translation MPSQIMKRDGRLETWSTDRIAQAIFKALSASGIKDPLLAKRLARKVEKKLDGMDIPEQEHVQNMVEQVLMEGRQYDIAKKYILYREKRRQLRSQKEAYLDIKDVIDTYLDQADWRVNENANMTHSFQGLMLHLSGTVQARYALEKYPEEIRLAHEHGYFHIHDLSFGLAGYCAGWSLRDLLLEGFNLEGRASAGPARHFDTALGQMNNFLGTLQNEWAGAQAFNNVDTYLAPFVREDGLSYDQVLQCMQKFVFNLNTTSRWGGQSPFTNLSFDLVAPKHIAKEPAIIGGKYDDELTYGDFQEEMDMINEAYIEVMLGGDHSDRIFSFPIPTYNVTEDFPWESEIGEKLMKLTAKYGVPYFQNFISSDLNPEDVRSMCCRLQMDLRELRNKTGGLFGAGDLTGSIGVVTLNLPKLAYLAQSEDDFLDLVEEYAELAKDSLEYKRKIINNNLEAGMFPWSRRYLKNGYKGHFSTIGLLGGHEACLNLIGKGIQTEGGVRLMRRTLNHLRRVTARFQEETGNLYNLEATPAEGTSYRLAKIDKSLYADIKTQGNGTPYYTNSTQLPVGISEDVLYALEHQNQLQPLYTGGTVFHTFLGEAVTDPKSLKNFILKAFSKTKIPYISITPTFSICKEHGYILGEHFECPTCGQEAEVYTRIVGYYRPVSRWNKGKQAEYTDRVVFSDCLCN comes from the coding sequence ATGCCAAGCCAAATCATGAAGAGAGACGGCCGGCTGGAAACCTGGTCGACTGATCGCATCGCACAGGCCATTTTCAAGGCGCTCAGCGCCAGCGGGATCAAGGACCCGCTCCTCGCCAAGCGGCTGGCCCGCAAGGTCGAGAAAAAGCTCGACGGCATGGACATCCCCGAGCAGGAGCACGTCCAGAACATGGTCGAGCAGGTGCTCATGGAAGGCCGGCAGTACGACATCGCCAAGAAGTACATCCTGTACCGCGAGAAGCGCCGTCAACTCCGCTCCCAGAAAGAGGCCTACCTGGACATCAAGGACGTCATCGACACCTATCTCGACCAGGCCGACTGGCGCGTCAACGAAAACGCCAACATGACCCACTCCTTCCAGGGGCTCATGCTGCACCTGTCCGGCACGGTCCAGGCCCGCTACGCACTGGAGAAGTACCCCGAGGAAATCCGCCTGGCCCACGAGCACGGCTATTTCCATATCCACGATCTTTCCTTCGGTCTGGCCGGATACTGCGCGGGCTGGTCCCTGCGCGACCTGCTCCTGGAGGGGTTCAACCTCGAAGGCCGCGCCTCGGCCGGTCCGGCCAGGCACTTCGACACCGCGCTCGGCCAGATGAACAACTTCCTGGGCACCCTGCAGAACGAATGGGCCGGAGCCCAGGCGTTCAACAACGTGGACACCTACCTGGCCCCGTTCGTCCGCGAGGACGGCCTGTCCTACGACCAGGTGCTCCAGTGCATGCAGAAGTTCGTCTTCAACCTGAACACAACCTCGCGCTGGGGCGGCCAGTCGCCGTTCACCAACCTGTCCTTCGACCTGGTGGCCCCCAAGCACATCGCCAAGGAGCCCGCCATCATCGGCGGCAAGTACGACGATGAACTGACCTACGGCGACTTCCAGGAAGAGATGGACATGATCAACGAGGCCTATATCGAGGTCATGCTCGGGGGCGACCACTCCGACCGCATCTTCTCCTTCCCCATTCCGACCTACAACGTCACCGAGGACTTCCCCTGGGAATCCGAGATCGGCGAAAAGCTCATGAAGCTGACCGCCAAGTACGGCGTGCCCTACTTCCAGAACTTCATCAGTTCGGACTTGAACCCCGAGGACGTGCGCTCCATGTGCTGCCGCCTCCAGATGGACCTGCGCGAACTGCGCAACAAGACCGGCGGGCTGTTCGGCGCGGGCGACCTGACCGGCTCCATCGGCGTGGTCACCCTGAACCTGCCCAAGCTCGCCTACCTGGCACAAAGCGAGGACGACTTCCTCGATCTGGTCGAGGAATACGCCGAGCTGGCCAAAGACTCCCTGGAATACAAGCGCAAGATCATCAACAACAACCTCGAAGCGGGCATGTTCCCCTGGTCCCGCCGCTACCTCAAGAACGGCTACAAGGGCCACTTCTCGACCATCGGCCTGCTCGGCGGCCACGAGGCCTGCCTGAACCTCATCGGCAAGGGCATCCAGACCGAGGGCGGCGTGCGCCTCATGCGCCGCACCCTCAACCACCTGCGCCGCGTCACCGCCCGCTTCCAGGAGGAGACCGGCAATCTCTACAACCTCGAAGCCACGCCCGCCGAAGGCACCAGCTACCGGCTGGCCAAGATCGACAAGTCGCTCTACGCCGACATCAAGACCCAGGGCAACGGCACCCCCTACTACACCAACTCCACGCAGTTGCCCGTGGGCATCTCCGAGGACGTGCTCTACGCCCTGGAACACCAGAACCAGCTCCAGCCGCTGTACACCGGCGGGACCGTGTTCCACACCTTCCTGGGCGAGGCCGTGACCGATCCGAAGTCGCTCAAGAACTTCATCCTCAAGGCCTTCTCCAAGACCAAGATCCCGTATATCTCCATCACGCCCACCTTCTCCATCTGCAAGGAGCACGGCTATATCCTGGGCGAACACTTCGAGTGCCCCACCTGCGGCCAGGAGGCCGAGGTCTACACCCGCATCGTGGGCTACTACCGCCCCGTGTCCCGGTGGAACAAGGGCAAACAGGCGGAATACACCGACCGCGTGGTCTTCAGCGACTGCCTGTGCAACTAA
- a CDS encoding anaerobic ribonucleoside-triphosphate reductase activating protein: MNEPKGAWNYVRGFENLSLCDWPGRTSCIIFLGGCNLRCPTCHNFQLAWDMHSLPVIDPQRVKAYLRDRAGWLDGVTISGGEPTTVPGVGELAFEIRKAGLPVKMDSNGMRPEVVAELLEEKLVDTFAVDVKGPYAKYPSLTGNAVSEIAARANMARIFEMAKARPGAFYFRITQVPGITKADIAVAQSYLPPNHELTIQKYVPPRRMPEHAKPNHEERRPAGNLVD; encoded by the coding sequence ATGAACGAGCCGAAAGGGGCCTGGAACTATGTCCGCGGGTTTGAAAATTTGAGCCTGTGCGATTGGCCCGGAAGGACCTCCTGCATCATCTTCCTGGGCGGCTGCAACCTGCGCTGTCCCACCTGCCACAACTTCCAGCTCGCCTGGGACATGCACTCCCTGCCCGTCATCGACCCGCAGCGCGTCAAGGCCTACCTGCGCGACCGTGCCGGCTGGCTGGACGGGGTGACCATCTCCGGCGGCGAGCCCACCACGGTGCCCGGCGTGGGCGAACTGGCCTTCGAGATCAGGAAGGCCGGGCTGCCCGTGAAGATGGACAGCAACGGCATGCGCCCGGAAGTGGTCGCCGAACTCCTTGAGGAAAAACTCGTGGATACCTTTGCCGTGGACGTCAAGGGCCCGTACGCCAAGTACCCGTCCCTGACCGGCAACGCAGTGTCCGAGATAGCGGCCCGCGCGAACATGGCGCGCATTTTCGAGATGGCCAAAGCCCGGCCCGGCGCCTTCTATTTCCGCATCACGCAGGTGCCCGGCATCACCAAGGCCGACATCGCCGTCGCCCAGAGCTATCTGCCCCCGAACCACGAACTGACAATCCAGAAATACGTGCCCCCAAGGAGGATGCCGGAGCATGCCAAGCCAAATCATGAAGAGAGACGGCCGGCTGGAAACCTGGTCGACTGA
- a CDS encoding mechanosensitive ion channel family protein has protein sequence MNLDLSFNLPITLIHQDPFLDLAAKTGILLVAGLLAFLLARILLVRGARAFAHRTRSGFDDILLESGFFSRAALLAPALVFFWGMEFFSGLKGVLDHLIFAYLAVAVVLILARLLDALSRLYRTFEVSNRRPIKGYVQLIKLFIYMLGAISVVSILLGESPWGLLSGIGAMTAVLMLVFRDTILSLVAGIQMSANDLLHAGDWIEMPAMNADGTVVDIALNTVKVQNWDMTVTAIPTFKFLDTPFKNWESMTQSGGRRIKRAIMIDQSSIRFADPELKARLAKVQHLAPFMEMRQKEIDASNTASGADPSSPLNGRRMTNIGLFRHYALEYLRSHPKIRQDMTLLVRQLQPHADDGLPLEIYCFTSETAWALHEDIKSDIMDHLLAALPEFGLRAYQRNALVDTRGAE, from the coding sequence GTGAATCTCGACCTGTCCTTCAACCTCCCGATCACGCTCATCCATCAGGACCCGTTCCTGGACCTCGCGGCCAAGACCGGCATCCTGCTCGTGGCCGGGCTGCTCGCCTTTCTCCTGGCCCGCATCCTGCTCGTGCGCGGGGCCCGCGCCTTCGCCCACCGGACCCGCAGCGGCTTCGACGACATCCTGCTCGAATCCGGATTTTTCTCCAGGGCCGCGCTCCTGGCCCCGGCCCTGGTCTTCTTCTGGGGCATGGAATTCTTCTCCGGGCTCAAGGGGGTCCTCGACCATCTGATCTTCGCCTACCTGGCCGTGGCCGTGGTCCTGATCCTGGCCAGACTCCTGGACGCCCTGTCGCGCCTGTACCGGACCTTCGAGGTCTCCAACCGCCGTCCCATCAAGGGCTACGTGCAGTTGATCAAGCTGTTCATCTACATGCTCGGGGCCATCTCGGTGGTGTCCATCCTGCTCGGCGAATCGCCGTGGGGGCTGCTCTCGGGCATCGGCGCCATGACCGCGGTGCTCATGCTGGTCTTCCGCGACACCATCCTCTCCCTGGTTGCGGGCATCCAGATGTCGGCCAACGACCTGCTCCACGCCGGAGACTGGATCGAGATGCCGGCCATGAACGCGGACGGCACGGTCGTGGACATCGCCCTGAACACGGTCAAGGTCCAGAACTGGGACATGACCGTCACGGCCATCCCGACCTTCAAGTTCCTGGACACCCCGTTCAAGAACTGGGAGAGCATGACCCAAAGCGGCGGGCGGAGGATAAAGCGGGCTATCATGATCGACCAGTCGTCCATCCGGTTCGCGGACCCCGAACTCAAGGCCCGGCTCGCGAAGGTTCAGCATCTCGCCCCATTCATGGAGATGCGCCAAAAGGAGATCGACGCATCCAACACGGCCAGCGGGGCGGACCCCTCCTCGCCGCTCAACGGCCGCCGCATGACCAACATCGGGCTGTTCCGACACTACGCCCTCGAATACCTGCGCTCCCACCCCAAGATCCGCCAGGACATGACCCTGCTCGTGCGCCAGCTCCAGCCCCATGCCGACGACGGCCTGCCGCTCGAGATATACTGCTTCACCAGCGAGACCGCCTGGGCCCTGCACGAGGACATCAAGTCCGACATCATGGACCACCTCCTGGCCGCCCTGCCCGAGTTCGGCCTGCGCGCCTACCAGCGCAACGCCCTGGTGGACACGCGCGGCGCGGAGTGA
- a CDS encoding metallophosphoesterase, producing the protein MGYWFIIVMTVSTLLVLYLGWRLINPLHVGLKRKITLWFLLALLLFGHRLTWVLHRTERLQLLACDTIDWVGFTFLGFISILVVFMLARDIPSLFGRVASGVKRLFTRRSKLPYFIGPDRERRRFLLNASNGVIMAAVLPMAGFGVYNARRKPSVLKNDLRLPGLPAGLDGFTIAQISDTHIGPTIRGDWARKVVAEVNALSPDLIVHTGDMVDGAVDGLKADVQPFGELHAPHGVWFCTGNHEYYSGVFEWLAEARRLGIRPLVNEHALIDTGKGRILLGGVTDLRMGHTVPGQASSPAKAMSGAPEHDVSVLLAHEPDSVYAAAEAGFDVQLSGHTHGGQYFPYNYAIHLFQTYVSGPYLHEDTHLYVNMGTGYWGPPMRIGTRPEITLHTLRRA; encoded by the coding sequence ATGGGTTACTGGTTCATCATCGTCATGACCGTCTCCACCCTCCTGGTCCTGTACCTGGGGTGGCGGCTGATCAATCCGCTGCATGTCGGGCTCAAGCGCAAGATCACCCTCTGGTTCCTGCTGGCCCTGCTCCTGTTCGGGCATCGGCTGACCTGGGTCCTGCATCGGACCGAGCGCCTCCAGTTGCTGGCCTGCGACACCATCGACTGGGTCGGCTTCACCTTTCTCGGATTCATCTCCATCCTGGTGGTCTTCATGCTGGCCCGGGACATCCCCAGTCTGTTCGGGCGCGTGGCCTCGGGTGTGAAGCGGCTGTTCACCCGGCGCAGCAAGCTCCCTTACTTTATCGGCCCGGACCGGGAGCGCCGCCGTTTTCTGCTCAACGCCTCCAACGGCGTGATCATGGCGGCGGTCCTGCCCATGGCCGGATTCGGGGTCTACAACGCCCGGCGCAAACCGTCCGTGCTGAAGAACGACCTGCGCCTGCCCGGGCTGCCCGCCGGGCTGGACGGCTTCACCATCGCCCAGATCTCCGACACCCACATCGGCCCGACCATCCGGGGCGACTGGGCGCGCAAGGTGGTGGCCGAGGTCAACGCGCTGTCCCCGGACCTCATCGTGCACACCGGCGACATGGTGGACGGGGCCGTGGACGGGCTCAAGGCGGACGTCCAGCCCTTCGGCGAGCTGCATGCCCCGCACGGGGTCTGGTTCTGCACCGGCAACCACGAGTATTATTCCGGGGTCTTCGAGTGGCTGGCCGAGGCTCGGCGCCTGGGCATCCGGCCCCTGGTCAACGAGCACGCGCTCATCGACACGGGCAAGGGCAGGATTCTGCTGGGCGGGGTCACGGACCTGCGCATGGGCCATACCGTGCCGGGCCAGGCCTCTTCGCCGGCCAAGGCCATGTCGGGCGCGCCGGAACACGACGTGTCCGTGCTCCTGGCCCACGAGCCGGACTCCGTGTACGCGGCCGCCGAGGCGGGCTTCGACGTCCAGTTGTCGGGCCACACCCACGGCGGGCAGTACTTTCCGTACAATTACGCCATCCATCTCTTCCAGACGTATGTGAGCGGTCCGTACCTGCACGAGGACACGCATCTCTACGTGAACATGGGCACCGGCTACTGGGGCCCGCCCATGCGCATCGGCACCCGTCCCGAGATCACCCTGCACACCCTGCGCCGCGCCTAG